The following coding sequences are from one uncultured Bacteroides sp. window:
- a CDS encoding TonB-dependent receptor, which produces MKNTETKRWIAWTFLLFLQIPFLFAQGQMKIFGKIVDQSNEPMIGVSVLEKGTSNGTITDLDGNYVLTIKSKSTIVYSYIGYISQERLISVAGEQNITLKEDTKTLEEVVVVGYGVQKKSSVTGAISQVKAEDMQNRTVNNAQQALQGKTAGVQIIQTSAAPGSSPTVRIRGYSSNASSSPLYVVDGIRLSDISGIDPNDIASMEVLKDAASAAIYGAEAGNGVVLITTKKGKSGEGKITYDFQYASQSLARIPKMLNSQQYINYMVESNTFTENYLLDNWDGKTSTSWSDVAFNNSLMQKHNLAFTGGGDRGNYYLSLTYLDNNGIVKGDADTYTRMTATINGEFEIKKWLKVGTTNQVEKYNVRTVSSNNEYGSLLTSIMQLDPLTPDTYTYANLPDHMLTALNDGKHLLQDENGNYYSVSKFLSAEQYHPMIMRDNSIGKNSGFNVQGSIYGNFNPIPELTVTSRLGYRLSGTRNSNTSLPFYGNSVQSRDYVEQNAQSSTTIYYQWENFANYLKRFGEHTVSGMLGMSYQESTYDYVKGGLAANGEDALLKNDPLFYFLNYASASSTKSVEGEKTRTAKLSYFGRIGYDYHNRYMLQASLRADAADLSQLPSTNRWGYFPAVSAGWVVSEESFFQPLKNKISSLKLRASWGQNGSLSALSGYLYSTDMKSNGIYPFTLGNTYVPGARPSTMGNDNLKWETSEQIDLGFDARFLRDRLTFSLDYFDKKTKDLLVWNTTPSLSVGGSTSPMNAGNVSNKGWEFELAWRDHIGDFNYSIRTNLATLKNKVTYIDPSITRIEGTKFHTKYITYFEEGYPVYYFRGYKFTGIDAATGEPTFADLDESGGLSDGDMTNIGNAIPDFTYGITLAAAWKGFDLTVFGTGSHGNDIFNCINRPDYKSSNKLREVFYDNRWTVDNTSGTVPRAGATLIDIYQFSDALVFNGSFFKIKQIQLGYTFPKSFLRKIFVNNLRIYGSLDDFITFSSYPGFDPEAAASTTSGMGVDKGAYPSSKKVVFGLNIEF; this is translated from the coding sequence ATGAAAAACACTGAAACAAAAAGATGGATTGCATGGACATTTCTCCTCTTTTTACAAATCCCATTTCTATTTGCACAAGGGCAGATGAAAATATTTGGAAAAATAGTTGATCAAAGCAATGAGCCGATGATCGGAGTTAGTGTGCTTGAAAAAGGTACAAGTAATGGTACTATCACGGATCTTGATGGTAATTATGTTTTGACCATTAAAAGTAAGAGTACTATTGTTTATTCTTATATAGGCTATATTAGTCAAGAAAGGCTGATTTCTGTTGCTGGTGAACAGAATATTACTTTGAAAGAGGATACTAAAACTCTGGAAGAAGTTGTGGTGGTGGGATACGGTGTGCAAAAGAAAAGTTCTGTGACAGGGGCTATATCGCAGGTTAAAGCCGAAGATATGCAAAATCGTACGGTTAATAATGCGCAACAAGCATTGCAAGGAAAAACAGCAGGGGTACAAATCATTCAAACTTCTGCTGCTCCTGGATCATCACCGACTGTCCGCATAAGAGGTTACTCTTCCAATGCTTCTTCTAGTCCGTTGTATGTGGTTGATGGTATTCGTCTGTCGGATATATCGGGTATTGACCCTAATGATATAGCCTCAATGGAAGTTTTGAAAGATGCTGCATCTGCTGCAATATATGGTGCCGAAGCAGGTAATGGCGTAGTTTTGATCACGACAAAGAAAGGTAAATCTGGAGAAGGTAAAATAACTTATGATTTTCAATATGCAAGCCAATCTTTGGCACGTATTCCTAAAATGTTGAATTCTCAGCAGTATATTAATTACATGGTTGAAAGTAATACATTTACTGAAAACTATCTATTGGATAATTGGGATGGGAAAACTAGTACATCTTGGTCTGATGTTGCTTTCAATAATAGCCTTATGCAAAAGCATAATCTGGCTTTTACAGGTGGTGGCGATAGAGGAAATTATTATCTCTCTTTAACCTATTTAGATAATAATGGTATTGTAAAAGGTGATGCAGATACATATACTCGTATGACAGCTACTATTAATGGTGAGTTTGAAATAAAAAAATGGCTTAAAGTTGGTACTACTAACCAAGTGGAAAAATATAATGTTCGTACTGTATCGTCGAATAATGAATATGGTAGCTTGTTAACTTCTATTATGCAACTTGATCCACTTACCCCGGATACTTATACTTATGCCAATCTTCCTGATCACATGCTTACTGCTTTGAATGATGGAAAACACTTGTTGCAAGATGAAAATGGTAATTATTATTCTGTTTCTAAGTTTTTATCAGCAGAACAATATCATCCAATGATTATGAGAGATAATAGCATTGGTAAAAATAGTGGTTTCAATGTACAGGGTTCTATTTATGGAAATTTCAACCCTATACCTGAACTAACAGTAACCTCTAGGCTTGGTTATCGCTTATCTGGGACTCGGAATTCAAACACTTCTTTACCTTTCTATGGTAACTCTGTGCAGAGTAGAGATTATGTAGAACAAAATGCTCAATCTTCTACTACGATCTATTATCAGTGGGAAAATTTCGCGAATTATCTTAAACGCTTTGGAGAGCATACTGTTTCAGGAATGCTTGGTATGTCTTATCAAGAATCTACATATGATTATGTTAAAGGTGGTTTGGCTGCTAACGGGGAAGATGCTTTGCTAAAGAATGATCCATTGTTTTATTTTCTGAATTATGCTTCTGCTTCTTCAACTAAAAGTGTGGAAGGTGAAAAAACTCGTACGGCAAAATTATCTTATTTTGGGCGTATTGGTTACGATTATCATAATAGGTACATGCTGCAAGCTTCTTTACGCGCAGATGCAGCAGATCTCTCACAATTACCTTCTACTAATCGTTGGGGATATTTTCCGGCTGTGTCTGCAGGCTGGGTAGTGTCTGAAGAAAGTTTTTTCCAACCGTTGAAAAATAAAATAAGTAGCTTGAAATTACGTGCTAGCTGGGGACAAAATGGTAGTCTTTCTGCTTTGAGTGGCTATCTCTATAGCACGGATATGAAATCAAATGGTATTTATCCATTTACTTTGGGTAATACGTATGTTCCCGGTGCTAGACCCTCAACTATGGGTAATGATAATTTAAAATGGGAAACATCGGAACAGATTGATTTAGGTTTTGATGCACGATTTTTGCGTGATCGCTTGACATTTTCTTTGGATTACTTTGATAAAAAAACGAAAGATTTATTGGTTTGGAACACTACTCCGTCATTATCGGTCGGAGGCAGCACCTCACCAATGAATGCAGGAAATGTGAGTAATAAAGGATGGGAATTTGAATTGGCGTGGAGAGATCATATAGGTGATTTTAATTACAGCATACGTACTAACTTGGCTACTTTAAAAAATAAGGTAACATATATTGATCCATCTATAACGCGGATTGAGGGAACTAAATTTCATACTAAATATATAACTTATTTTGAAGAGGGATATCCTGTGTATTATTTCCGAGGGTATAAGTTTACAGGTATAGATGCTGCTACCGGTGAGCCGACTTTTGCTGATTTGGATGAAAGCGGAGGGCTTTCGGATGGAGATATGACAAATATTGGTAATGCAATTCCTGATTTTACTTATGGTATTACATTGGCGGCAGCTTGGAAAGGGTTTGATTTGACCGTTTTTGGAACGGGCTCTCATGGGAATGATATATTTAATTGTATTAATAGACCGGATTATAAATCTTCCAATAAGCTGCGAGAAGTATTTTATGATAATCGTTGGACGGTAGATAATACTTCTGGTACAGTTCCTAGGGCGGGTGCAACATTAATCGATATATATCAGTTTTCTGATGCACTAGTTTTTAATGGATCATTCTTTAAAATTAAACAAATTCAATTAGGATATACTTTTCCAAAAAGTTTTCTGAGAAAGATTTTTGTTAATAATCTCCGTATATATGGATCTCTAGACGATTTTATCACTTTTTCCAGTTATCCAGGCTTTGATCCCGAAGCTGCAGCAAGTACTACTTCCGGCATGGGAGTTGATAAAGGAGCATATCCTTCATCTAAAAAAGTAGTGTTCGGTTTGAATATTGAATTTTAA
- a CDS encoding RagB/SusD family nutrient uptake outer membrane protein has protein sequence MKTKYLYIYLLGLLSIIAITGCEDRLNILKQGNLGAEDGFYKTDEDTEQALANLYYSLHDMYFNWYFTKNLLADDVWTGGGSRGDNSSMERLNEYNFGTDHAMVEQLYASMYTVIYNANLIIGKIEMDTDIKKRAVSEAKFFRAWAHFELVTMFGTAPVVDHLLEPSEYRQGNGNPETTWAFIEKDLNDAIASGSLPSKNDVNDKETGIRITKEVAQAYLGKAQLFQGKYSEAAVTLDKVIESGKYDLYQNGFDMLLHAVADNNCESMLEIQMRNDPEKIWDVFTMTHIMQGWRTDKLNYSSDIKTYIASGTYGFVNPRKELYDAFVAMEGKDGYRLNCTMRTYAQMKEAGITLQSGAYLYGSEGYFMWKNRPLKEDCVMDFSAFQALQYTNLRIMRYAEVLLMAAEAHVQGGGSQTKALKYINEVRTRAHLPILSTVSLDDIKKEKRLELCLEDVRYQDLIRWGDASTVLAEQGKDIPSFSEAGIEYLNHNTVYGFTDKNKLLPIPAKELLVNPNMAQNKGW, from the coding sequence ATGAAAACAAAATATTTATATATATATTTACTCGGTTTGTTATCTATAATAGCTATTACTGGCTGTGAAGATCGTTTAAATATACTTAAACAGGGTAATTTAGGAGCTGAAGATGGCTTTTATAAAACAGACGAAGATACTGAACAAGCACTTGCGAATCTTTATTATAGTTTGCATGATATGTACTTTAATTGGTACTTTACCAAAAACCTACTTGCTGATGATGTCTGGACTGGAGGAGGATCGCGTGGCGATAATTCATCTATGGAACGATTAAACGAATATAACTTTGGTACGGATCATGCTATGGTTGAGCAATTATATGCTAGTATGTATACTGTAATATATAATGCAAATTTGATTATTGGTAAAATAGAAATGGATACAGACATAAAAAAACGTGCTGTTTCTGAAGCTAAATTCTTTCGTGCTTGGGCACATTTTGAACTAGTTACTATGTTTGGTACGGCTCCAGTTGTTGACCATTTGTTAGAACCTTCTGAGTATCGTCAAGGTAATGGGAATCCTGAAACTACTTGGGCATTTATTGAAAAAGATTTGAATGATGCTATAGCTTCTGGTAGTTTGCCTTCAAAGAATGATGTTAATGATAAGGAGACTGGTATTCGTATTACTAAAGAGGTAGCACAAGCTTATCTTGGAAAAGCGCAATTGTTCCAAGGTAAATATAGTGAAGCAGCTGTTACTTTAGATAAAGTGATAGAATCGGGTAAGTACGATCTTTATCAGAATGGTTTTGATATGTTGCTTCACGCTGTTGCAGATAATAATTGTGAATCGATGTTAGAGATCCAGATGCGAAATGATCCTGAGAAGATTTGGGATGTATTTACCATGACGCATATTATGCAAGGCTGGCGTACTGATAAACTAAATTATAGTAGCGATATCAAAACATATATTGCAAGTGGTACTTATGGATTTGTTAATCCTCGAAAAGAACTTTATGATGCCTTTGTCGCTATGGAAGGTAAAGATGGCTATCGTCTTAATTGTACAATGCGCACTTATGCTCAAATGAAAGAAGCTGGAATTACATTGCAAAGTGGGGCTTATTTATATGGTTCTGAAGGATATTTTATGTGGAAAAACCGTCCTTTGAAAGAAGATTGTGTGATGGACTTTTCTGCTTTTCAAGCTCTTCAATATACTAATTTGCGAATAATGCGTTATGCTGAAGTTTTATTGATGGCTGCTGAAGCACATGTTCAGGGTGGTGGAAGCCAGACTAAAGCACTAAAATACATCAATGAAGTTAGGACTCGTGCTCATTTACCAATTTTATCAACGGTTTCTCTGGATGATATAAAAAAGGAAAAACGGTTAGAACTATGTTTGGAGGATGTACGCTATCAGGACTTAATTCGTTGGGGAGATGCTTCAACAGTGTTGGCTGAACAAGGAAAAGATATACCAAGCTTTTCGGAAGCTGGTATTGAATATTTGAATCATAATACTGTTTATGGTTTTACGGATAAAAACAAGCTATTACCAATTCCTGCTAAAGAGTTACTTGTGAATCCTAATATGGCTCAGAATAAAGGTTGGTAA
- a CDS encoding alpha/beta hydrolase-fold protein: MKKLSVFLVISLMCGIAFAQQSLWGTQPAVSPEIHSDNTVTFRLKAPKAVTVQVTGDFLPTQKIDTPYGKYDVPGVVSLLENKEGVWEYTTPKPLKPELYTYSFILDGLKIDDPGNVYLIRDVATLMNVFIIDGGRAHLYKVNKVPHGTVSRVWYNSPTLGMDRRMTVYTPAGYENNGKHYPVLYLLHGMGGDEEAWIALGRTAQVMDNLIAEGKAKPMIVVMTNGNASQEAAPGESSLGFVSPSMQLPKTMDGSFETAFPDVVKFVDKNYRTIKRKSERAIAGLSMGGFHSLHISKQFPDMFDYVGLFSAAIMPDKDTKSPIYENMEGKLKVQFSKKPALYWIAIGKSDFLYKANEDYRKLLDEKGYKYTYYETGEGHIWRNWRIYLSEFAPLLFR, encoded by the coding sequence ATGAAAAAGCTATCAGTTTTTTTAGTAATATCGTTAATGTGCGGTATTGCTTTTGCTCAACAGTCTTTGTGGGGAACGCAACCAGCTGTCTCTCCTGAAATTCATAGTGATAATACTGTAACTTTCCGTCTTAAAGCCCCTAAAGCAGTTACAGTTCAAGTGACAGGGGATTTTCTCCCAACTCAAAAAATAGATACTCCCTATGGAAAATATGATGTTCCAGGAGTTGTAAGCTTGCTGGAGAATAAAGAGGGCGTTTGGGAATATACGACTCCCAAACCTTTAAAGCCGGAACTTTACACTTACTCATTTATTTTAGATGGCTTAAAAATAGATGACCCGGGTAATGTGTATTTAATCCGAGATGTGGCTACCTTGATGAATGTGTTTATTATTGATGGTGGTCGTGCTCATTTGTACAAAGTGAATAAAGTGCCCCACGGAACTGTTTCTCGCGTGTGGTATAATAGTCCTACATTGGGGATGGATCGTCGTATGACGGTTTACACTCCTGCCGGTTATGAAAATAATGGAAAACATTATCCCGTTTTATACTTACTTCATGGTATGGGGGGAGATGAAGAGGCTTGGATTGCTTTGGGACGTACTGCACAAGTTATGGATAATTTGATCGCGGAAGGAAAGGCTAAACCAATGATTGTAGTCATGACAAATGGAAACGCCTCACAAGAAGCTGCTCCGGGGGAATCTTCATTAGGTTTTGTTTCTCCGAGTATGCAATTGCCAAAAACAATGGATGGCTCTTTTGAAACAGCTTTTCCGGATGTTGTGAAGTTTGTAGATAAGAATTATCGTACGATTAAACGTAAATCGGAGCGTGCTATTGCCGGTTTATCGATGGGGGGCTTTCATTCTCTTCATATATCGAAACAATTTCCTGATATGTTTGATTACGTTGGTTTGTTTTCTGCCGCAATTATGCCTGATAAGGATACCAAATCTCCTATTTATGAAAATATGGAAGGTAAACTAAAAGTTCAATTTTCGAAGAAACCTGCACTTTATTGGATTGCTATTGGTAAATCTGATTTCCTATATAAAGCTAATGAAGATTATCGTAAATTATTAGATGAAAAAGGATATAAGTATACTTATTATGAGACGGGTGAAGGTCATATTTGGAGAAATTGGCGAATCTATTTATCAGAGTTCGCGCCTTTATTATTTCGCTAA
- a CDS encoding beta-glucosidase gives MKKYFIITLFTITLFLTACGPRSPQLGKSSIDDVISAMTLEEKAHFVVGTGMAGFSGDSAVVGETTSIIPGAAGTTYPIPRLGIPAIVLADGPAGLRINPKRPNDTASYYCTHFPIGTLLASTWNQDLVQEVGAAIGNEVLEYGVDILLAPALNIQRNPLCGRNFEYYSEDPVVAGKIAAAYVKGVQSNDVGTSIKHFAVNNQESNRMANDAHVSPRALREIYLKGFEIAVTESAPWTVMSSYNYLNGIYTSENPELLTTVLRDEWKFKGMVMTDWFGGKDPIAQMIAGNDLLEPGTPKQVEAIIKGVKDSVLNEAVLNRNVKRILETVLQSPRFKGYKYSNKPDLKAHAKITRQSATEGMVLLKNNGHALPLSADVKKVALFGCTSYDFIAGGTGSGNVNRAYTVSLLDGLINAGYIIDNGLKTIYQQHIAAENKRNAPDKSNKFAAFMPLPRPIEIVPSDELLKKQVLDADVALVTLGRTSGEFLDRKLTDFNLSDSEQKMLQAVCKTFHAAGKKVVVVLNIGGAIETASWKEKPDAILLAWQAGQEGGNSVVDVLSGKVSPSGKLPMTFPIKFEDVASSANFPTNGDMSSMDFTDHKGKKTNIRLWDYTDYEEDIYVGYRYFDSFHKTVSYPFGFGLSYTTFQYINPFVKQEKGIYYVEVDIKNTGDVAGKEVVQLYVSAPANVNLPKPDKELKGFVKTKELKPGEMAHVSLKIDPLDLASFDEKTSTWIVDGGTYKFLIASSSRDIKSALDVLVKADSRKAHDVLRPQKALNILRK, from the coding sequence ATGAAGAAATATTTTATTATCACATTATTCACTATTACGCTTTTTCTTACTGCTTGTGGCCCTCGTTCGCCACAGTTAGGTAAATCATCAATTGATGACGTTATTTCTGCGATGACCTTAGAAGAAAAAGCTCATTTTGTTGTTGGTACGGGCATGGCTGGCTTCTCAGGTGATAGTGCTGTTGTTGGAGAAACGACTAGCATTATTCCCGGGGCAGCGGGAACCACTTATCCTATTCCTCGTCTGGGTATTCCGGCTATTGTTTTGGCAGATGGGCCTGCAGGGCTTCGCATTAATCCAAAACGACCTAACGATACTGCGAGTTACTATTGTACTCATTTTCCTATTGGCACTTTGTTGGCTTCAACCTGGAATCAGGATTTGGTACAAGAGGTAGGAGCTGCTATAGGTAATGAGGTCTTAGAATATGGGGTGGACATACTTTTGGCACCGGCCTTGAATATACAACGTAATCCTCTTTGCGGGCGTAATTTTGAATATTATTCAGAAGATCCCGTTGTAGCTGGAAAAATTGCTGCTGCTTATGTAAAAGGAGTGCAAAGCAATGATGTGGGGACTTCTATTAAGCATTTTGCTGTTAATAATCAAGAAAGCAATCGCATGGCCAATGATGCACATGTATCTCCTCGTGCTTTACGTGAAATTTACTTAAAAGGCTTCGAAATAGCAGTAACAGAATCAGCCCCATGGACAGTGATGTCTTCTTATAATTATTTGAATGGTATTTATACATCGGAAAATCCGGAATTACTTACTACTGTTTTGCGGGATGAATGGAAATTCAAAGGGATGGTTATGACCGACTGGTTTGGAGGAAAAGATCCGATAGCACAAATGATTGCCGGTAATGATTTGTTGGAGCCCGGAACACCTAAGCAAGTTGAAGCAATAATAAAAGGAGTGAAAGATAGTGTTTTAAATGAGGCTGTGTTGAACCGTAATGTTAAACGCATTTTAGAAACAGTTCTGCAATCTCCTCGTTTTAAAGGCTATAAATATTCAAATAAGCCCGATCTAAAAGCTCATGCGAAAATAACGCGACAATCAGCCACAGAAGGTATGGTTTTGCTTAAAAATAATGGGCATGCATTGCCTTTATCTGCTGATGTAAAAAAGGTGGCTTTATTTGGTTGTACTTCTTATGACTTTATAGCTGGTGGAACAGGATCTGGAAATGTGAATCGTGCTTACACAGTTTCTTTGCTTGATGGCTTGATTAATGCGGGATATATAATTGACAATGGATTGAAAACAATTTACCAGCAACATATTGCTGCTGAAAATAAACGGAATGCTCCGGATAAGTCTAATAAATTTGCTGCTTTTATGCCATTGCCACGTCCTATAGAGATTGTACCTTCTGATGAATTACTGAAAAAACAAGTACTCGATGCTGATGTTGCTCTTGTTACTTTAGGAAGAACCTCAGGAGAGTTTCTTGATCGTAAACTGACGGATTTTAATTTGAGTGATAGTGAGCAAAAGATGCTACAAGCTGTATGTAAAACCTTTCATGCTGCAGGTAAAAAGGTGGTAGTGGTGCTGAATATAGGTGGCGCTATTGAAACGGCTTCATGGAAGGAAAAGCCTGATGCTATCCTGTTAGCTTGGCAAGCCGGACAAGAAGGTGGAAATAGTGTGGTCGATGTGTTGAGCGGAAAAGTTTCTCCTTCGGGTAAACTACCGATGACTTTCCCTATTAAATTTGAAGATGTGGCTTCTTCTGCTAATTTCCCTACGAATGGTGATATGAGCAGTATGGATTTCACTGACCATAAAGGCAAAAAAACAAATATCAGATTATGGGATTATACAGATTATGAAGAAGATATATATGTAGGATATCGATATTTTGATAGTTTTCATAAAACGGTGTCATATCCTTTTGGTTTTGGACTCTCTTATACTACATTCCAATATATTAATCCGTTTGTAAAGCAGGAAAAAGGAATTTACTATGTTGAGGTAGATATAAAAAATACAGGAGATGTGGCCGGTAAAGAGGTCGTTCAACTTTATGTTTCTGCTCCTGCAAATGTAAATCTGCCTAAACCTGATAAAGAGCTTAAAGGCTTTGTCAAAACAAAGGAACTTAAACCCGGTGAAATGGCTCATGTCAGCTTAAAGATAGATCCTCTGGATTTGGCCTCTTTTGATGAAAAAACGAGTACATGGATTGTTGATGGAGGTACGTACAAGTTTTTAATAGCTTCTTCTTCCAGAGATATTAAATCTGCATTAGATGTTCTTGTTAAAGCTGATTCTCGAAAAGCGCATGATGTGTTGAGGCCACAAAAAGCACTCAATATTCTTAGGAAATGA
- a CDS encoding glycoside hydrolase family 3 N-terminal domain-containing protein, with protein sequence MKRTFLLSIMIMLFLSTSAQNMIKSAIPKDLKLEQQVESLLKKMTLDEKIGQMTQLAIDVVAKNNNPFAGINPNNFKVKDLKEILRKYGLEQEFVLSDSMPDRTVMMQIYMKIQAREKKKFELDEALLDTVIRKYKVGSILNVPAGVAQTKETWERIIRRIQDKSIKEIGIPCIYGVDQIHGTTYTLDGTFFPQGINMAATFNRALVREGSRISAYETKAGSIPWTFAPVVDLGRDARWPRMWENYGEDCYVNAEMGRESVIGFQGSSPNHIGANNVAACLKHYMGYGVPVSGKDRTPSSITVQDMREKHFAPFLESIKAGALSVMVNSAMNNGLPFHANSELLTQWLKNDLNWDGLIVTDWADINNLYTRDKIASSKKEAIKLAINAGIDMSMVPYEWSFCTYLKELVEEGEVPMSRIDDAVRRVLRLKYRLGLFEKPVYDTKDFPLFGSKEHAYVALQAAEESLVLLKNKDEILPLAKGKKILVTGPNANSMRTLNGGWSYSWQGDKADLCAAQYNTILEALTNEFGKENILYEPGVTYKAGGSYWEENVPEIDKAVSLADKADYIMVCVGENSYCETPGNLTNLNLSSNQLNLVKALAHTGKPIILILNEGRPRIINEIVSLADAIVNIMLPGNYGGDALAKLLIGKANFSGKMPYTYSREINSLYTYDYKPCENQDKMEGAYNYDAVMSVQWAFGYGLSYTTYKYSNLKVDKSSFTADDTLTFTLDVMNTGNRMGKESVLLFSSDLIASLTPDNRRLRAFEKVELQPGESKKVTLKVKASDLAFVGYDGKWRLEKGDFRIQVGDQTVTLACSETKIWDTPNR encoded by the coding sequence ATGAAACGAACATTTTTGTTATCTATAATGATAATGCTCTTCTTGTCTACTTCTGCTCAAAATATGATTAAATCTGCTATCCCGAAAGATTTGAAGTTAGAACAACAAGTAGAGTCTTTATTAAAGAAAATGACTCTTGATGAAAAGATAGGGCAGATGACGCAATTGGCTATTGATGTAGTAGCAAAAAATAACAATCCTTTTGCTGGCATTAATCCGAATAATTTCAAAGTAAAAGATTTGAAAGAAATTTTGAGGAAGTATGGACTGGAGCAAGAGTTTGTGCTCTCTGATAGCATGCCCGATAGAACTGTGATGATGCAGATCTATATGAAGATACAGGCTCGTGAGAAGAAAAAGTTTGAACTGGATGAAGCCTTGCTTGATACGGTTATTCGAAAATATAAGGTCGGTTCTATCTTAAATGTTCCGGCGGGTGTTGCTCAAACCAAGGAAACATGGGAGAGAATTATTCGTAGGATACAAGATAAATCAATAAAGGAGATAGGAATTCCGTGTATCTATGGAGTTGATCAGATTCACGGAACTACTTATACTTTGGACGGAACTTTTTTCCCACAGGGTATTAATATGGCAGCAACTTTTAATCGAGCTTTGGTACGTGAAGGATCTCGTATTTCTGCTTATGAAACCAAAGCCGGTAGCATACCATGGACTTTTGCACCGGTAGTTGATTTAGGACGTGATGCACGCTGGCCTCGTATGTGGGAAAACTATGGAGAAGATTGTTATGTAAATGCTGAGATGGGAAGAGAGTCGGTTATAGGCTTTCAAGGTTCTTCTCCTAATCACATCGGTGCTAATAATGTTGCCGCTTGTTTGAAACATTATATGGGCTATGGAGTGCCTGTCTCAGGAAAAGACCGCACTCCTTCGTCTATTACAGTACAAGATATGCGTGAAAAACATTTTGCTCCGTTTCTGGAAAGTATAAAAGCTGGTGCATTATCTGTTATGGTTAATTCAGCGATGAACAATGGATTGCCTTTTCATGCTAACTCTGAATTATTGACTCAATGGCTTAAGAATGATCTTAATTGGGACGGTTTGATTGTTACGGATTGGGCAGATATTAATAATTTGTATACACGTGATAAGATCGCTTCCAGCAAGAAAGAAGCTATTAAGTTAGCTATTAATGCAGGAATAGATATGTCAATGGTTCCTTATGAATGGAGCTTCTGTACATATTTAAAAGAACTTGTTGAAGAAGGCGAAGTTCCTATGAGTCGAATTGATGATGCGGTGCGCCGCGTATTGCGTTTGAAGTATCGTTTAGGTTTGTTTGAAAAACCGGTTTATGATACGAAGGATTTCCCTCTTTTTGGTAGCAAAGAACACGCCTACGTAGCTTTACAGGCTGCTGAAGAATCATTGGTATTATTGAAAAATAAAGATGAGATACTTCCTCTGGCTAAAGGAAAGAAAATTCTTGTAACAGGGCCGAATGCTAATTCTATGCGTACGTTGAATGGAGGTTGGTCTTATTCTTGGCAAGGAGATAAGGCTGATTTATGCGCTGCTCAATATAATACCATTTTAGAGGCTCTCACTAATGAATTTGGTAAAGAGAATATTCTGTATGAACCAGGAGTTACTTATAAAGCGGGGGGCTCTTATTGGGAAGAGAATGTACCTGAAATAGATAAAGCGGTGTCTTTAGCTGATAAGGCTGATTACATAATGGTTTGTGTAGGAGAGAACTCTTATTGTGAAACACCTGGTAACTTGACGAACCTTAATCTGTCATCCAATCAACTTAACTTGGTAAAAGCCTTAGCACATACAGGTAAACCTATTATTTTGATTTTGAATGAAGGGCGGCCACGTATTATTAATGAAATAGTATCTTTGGCTGATGCTATTGTGAATATTATGTTACCTGGTAATTATGGCGGTGATGCTTTGGCTAAATTGTTAATTGGTAAAGCTAATTTCAGCGGTAAAATGCCTTATACCTATTCTAGGGAGATAAATTCTTTATATACTTACGATTATAAGCCTTGTGAAAACCAAGATAAAATGGAAGGCGCTTATAATTATGATGCGGTGATGTCTGTGCAGTGGGCATTCGGATATGGTTTGAGTTATACAACTTATAAATATAGTAATTTGAAGGTCGATAAATCTTCTTTTACTGCGGATGATACTCTTACTTTTACATTGGATGTGATGAATACGGGTAATCGTATGGGAAAAGAGAGTGTTTTGCTCTTCAGTAGTGATTTGATTGCTTCACTAACACCTGATAATCGTCGCCTACGTGCTTTTGAAAAAGTGGAACTTCAACCGGGAGAGAGTAAAAAGGTTACATTGAAAGTCAAAGCTTCTGATCTTGCTTTTGTAGGTTATGATGGGAAGTGGAGACTGGAAAAGGGAGATTTTCGTATTCAGGTGGGAGATCAGACTGTAACGTTAGCTTGTTCGGAGACTAAAATTTGGGATACTCCAAACAGATAG